A genome region from Setaria italica strain Yugu1 chromosome III, Setaria_italica_v2.0, whole genome shotgun sequence includes the following:
- the LOC101760506 gene encoding protein N-lysine methyltransferase METTL21A — protein MGSGMGAYGGAVRPVESAAGETMLLWGLGQPTAHRNNALVRQAAHSFELDACGRRLSLLQSPSSMSTPGVTGAVVWDSGVVLAKFLEHAVDSQQLLLRDARAVDLGSGCGLVGCVAALLGAHVVLTDLPDRLKLLRKNVSLNVDDPHVPGSARVTELVWGDDPHHELVREPLPDFVLGSDVIYNEEAVDDLLVTLNQLSGQHTTILLAGELRNDAVLECFLEAAMEDFLIACIEQDQWHPEFCSNRVALFILVKKPERASTD, from the exons ATGGGCAGCGGGATGGGCGCGTACGGCGGCGCGGTGCGACCGGTGGAGAGCGCGGCGGGGGAGACGATGCTCCTGTGGGGGCTCGGCCAGCCCACGGCGCACCGCAACAACGCCTTGGTCCGCCAGGCCGCGCACTCCTTCGAGCTCGACGCCTGCGGGCGGCGCCTCTCCCTGCTGCAGTCCCCCTCCTCCATGTCCACCCCGGGGGTCACCGGAGCCGTCGTCTGGGACAGCGGCGTCGTGCTCGCCAAGTTCCTCGAGCACGCCGTCGACTCCCAGCAGCTGCTCCTCCGCGACGCGCGAGCGGTCGACCTCGGATCCGGGTGCGGCCTGGTGGGGTGCGTCGCGGCGCTGCTGGGAGCCCACGTGGTCCTCACCGACCTCCCCGACCGCCTCAAGCTGCTCAGGAAGAACGTTAGCCTCAACGTCGACGACCCCCACGTCCCGGGCTCCGCTCGGGTCACAGAGCTTGTATGGGGCGATGATCCTCACCATGAATTGGTTCGGGAGCCACTGCCTGATTTCG TGCTCGGCTCCGACGTCATCTACAACGAGGAAGCGGTGGATGATCTGCTGGTCACCCTCAACCAACTCTCAGGACAACACACCACGATACTACTAGCTGGAGAACTTCGCAACG ATGCTGTGCTGGAGTGCTTCTTGGAGGCAGCAATGGAGGACTTCCTCATTGCCTGCATCGAGCAGGACCAATGGCACCCCGAATTCTGCAGCAACCGGGTAGCCTTGTTTATCTTGGTCAAGAAACCAGAGAGAGCTAGCACAGACTAG
- the LOC101760923 gene encoding O-acyltransferase WSD1 isoform X1, translating to MDPGPAAGDPACSPRAPSTTLRRRPVPISTDTSRRGDDGAPRELERGAGEARQEGGSMASAPGVEEQAAVAAAARGRDDLEAGEPMSPAGRLFRETHLNCHIVALIGLGAAVDVAAARAGLEATLVRHPRFSSVQVKDDVKNKNAKPRWVRTTVNLDDHIIFPHLDPAATSANPDQAVEDYLSSLSTAPMDHSRPLWELHVLDFPTSEAASAVAVRMHHSLGDGISLLSLLIACTRSAADPARLPELPPAPRRAGPVHARPRPPLSAGLAALALWVWSYAVLAWHTLVDVACFVATSWFLRDPRTPFAAASEGVEFRRKRFVHRTLSLDDVKFVKTAMKCTVNDVLIGVTSAGLSRYYFRKTSDTNERKKSQKNICVRSALLVNIRKTPGLHALAEMMDSSKNNGAKWGNLIGYVILPFHIAMHDDPLEYIRQGKRTAERKKTSLEAVFTYWSGNLIVKLFGMKAAAALCYGMFTNTTMSFSSMVGPAEKVEFYGHPIQYIAPSVYGHPHALTVHYQSYMNSIKLVLAVDDAQFPDSHQLLDDFAESLRLIRQAASTK from the exons ATGGATCCTGGCCCGGCGGCCGGTGATCCCGCCTGCAGCCCGCGCGCCCCGTCCACCACGCTCCGGAGGCGGCCGGTGCCGATCTCTACAGACACGTCGCGACGAGGCGACGACGGCGCCCCGCGAGAGCTAGAGCGGGGGGCGGGCGAGGCGCGGCAGGAGGGGGGCTCGATGGCGTCCGCGCCGGGGGTGGAGGAgcaggcagcggtggcggcggcggcaagggggaGGGACGACCTGGAGGCGGGCGAGCCGATGAGCCCCGCGGGGCGGCTGTTCCGGGAGACGCACTTGAACTGCCACATCGTGGCCCTGATCGGGCTGGGCGCGGCGGTGgacgtcgcggcggcgcgcgccgggcTGGAGGCCACCCTCGTCCGCCACCCGCGCTTCTCCAGCGTCCAG GTGAAGGACGATGTGAAAAACAAGAACGCCAAGCCGCGGTGGGTGCGGACCACGGTGAACCTGGACGACCACATCATCTTCCCCCACCTGGACCCCGCCGCCACGTCGGCCAACCCCGACCAGGCCGTGGAGGACTACCTGTCCTCGCTGTCCACGGCGCCCATGGACCACTCCCGCCCGCTCTGGGAGCTCCACGTCCTCGACTTCCCGACCTCCGAGgcggcctccgccgtcgccgtccgcatGCACCACTCCCTCGGCGACGGCATCTCGCTGCTCTCGCTCCTCATCGCCTGCACCCGCAGCGCCGCCGACCCGGCGCGGCTGCCGGagctgccgcccgcgccgcgccgcgcggggcCCGTGCacgcgcggccgcgcccgccgctctcGGCGGGGCTCGCGGCGCTCGCGCTGTGGGTGTGGTCGTACGCCGTGCTCGCATGGCACACGCTGGTGGACGTCGCGTGCTTCGTGGCCACGTCGTGGTTCCTGCGCGACCCGCGCACGCCGTTCGCCGCCGCGTCCGAGGGCGTCGAGTTCCGCCGCAAGCGCTTCGTGCACCGCACGCTTAGCCTCGACGACGTCAAGTTCGTCAAGACTGCCATGAAGTGT ACTGTCAACGATGTGCTGATTGGAGTGACCAGCGCAGGATTGTCGCGCTATTATTTCCGCAAGACAA GTGATACCAACGAGAGGAAGAAATCACAGAAGAACATTTGTGTGCGATCAGCTCTCCTCGTGAACATTAGGAAAACACCTGGCTTACAT GCATTGGCAGAAATGATGGATTCTAGCAAGAACAATGGTGCAAAATGGGGGAATCTGATTGGTTACGTTATACTACCTTTCCATATAGCCATGCACGATGATCCTCTTGAATACATCCGCCAAGGGAAAAGGACAGCTGAAAGGAAGAAGACGTCATTAGAAGCAGTCTTCACATACTGGAGCGGGAACCTAATAGTCAAACTTTTCGGCATGAAG GCAGCAGCAGCTCTATGCTATGGTATGTTCACAAATACCACCATGTCATTCTCAAGCATGGTCGGACCTGCAGAGAAGGTGGAATTCTATGGCCATCCAATCCAATACATTGCCCCCTCTGTCTACGGGCATCCACAT GCTCTGACAGTACATTACCAAAGCTATATGAACTCCATCAAGCTTGTCCTTGCGGTGGATGATGCTCAGTTTCCAGACTCTCATCAGCTTTTGGATGACTTCGCTGAGTCCCTCAGGCTTATCCGTCAGGCAGCTTCAACAAAATGA
- the LOC101760923 gene encoding O-acyltransferase WSD1 isoform X2 yields the protein MDPGPAAGDPACSPRAPSTTLRRRPVPISTDTSRRGDDGAPRELERGAGEARQEGGSMASAPGVEEQAAVAAAARGRDDLEAGEPMSPAGRLFRETHLNCHIVALIGLGAAVDVAAARAGLEATLVRHPRFSSVQVKDDVKNKNAKPRWVRTTVNLDDHIIFPHLDPAATSANPDQAVEDYLSSLSTAPMDHSRPLWELHVLDFPTSEAASAVAVRMHHSLGDGISLLSLLIACTRSAADPARLPELPPAPRRAGPVHARPRPPLSAGLAALALWVWSYAVLAWHTLVDVACFVATSWFLRDPRTPFAAASEGVEFRRKRFVHRTLSLDDVKFVKTAMKCTVNDVLIGVTSAGLSRYYFRKTSDTNERKKSQKNICVRSALLVNIRKTPGLHALAEMMDSSKNNGAKWGNLIGYVILPFHIAMHDDPLEYIRQGKRTAERKKTSLEAVFTYWSGNLIVKLFGMKHSSLIVKLV from the exons ATGGATCCTGGCCCGGCGGCCGGTGATCCCGCCTGCAGCCCGCGCGCCCCGTCCACCACGCTCCGGAGGCGGCCGGTGCCGATCTCTACAGACACGTCGCGACGAGGCGACGACGGCGCCCCGCGAGAGCTAGAGCGGGGGGCGGGCGAGGCGCGGCAGGAGGGGGGCTCGATGGCGTCCGCGCCGGGGGTGGAGGAgcaggcagcggtggcggcggcggcaagggggaGGGACGACCTGGAGGCGGGCGAGCCGATGAGCCCCGCGGGGCGGCTGTTCCGGGAGACGCACTTGAACTGCCACATCGTGGCCCTGATCGGGCTGGGCGCGGCGGTGgacgtcgcggcggcgcgcgccgggcTGGAGGCCACCCTCGTCCGCCACCCGCGCTTCTCCAGCGTCCAG GTGAAGGACGATGTGAAAAACAAGAACGCCAAGCCGCGGTGGGTGCGGACCACGGTGAACCTGGACGACCACATCATCTTCCCCCACCTGGACCCCGCCGCCACGTCGGCCAACCCCGACCAGGCCGTGGAGGACTACCTGTCCTCGCTGTCCACGGCGCCCATGGACCACTCCCGCCCGCTCTGGGAGCTCCACGTCCTCGACTTCCCGACCTCCGAGgcggcctccgccgtcgccgtccgcatGCACCACTCCCTCGGCGACGGCATCTCGCTGCTCTCGCTCCTCATCGCCTGCACCCGCAGCGCCGCCGACCCGGCGCGGCTGCCGGagctgccgcccgcgccgcgccgcgcggggcCCGTGCacgcgcggccgcgcccgccgctctcGGCGGGGCTCGCGGCGCTCGCGCTGTGGGTGTGGTCGTACGCCGTGCTCGCATGGCACACGCTGGTGGACGTCGCGTGCTTCGTGGCCACGTCGTGGTTCCTGCGCGACCCGCGCACGCCGTTCGCCGCCGCGTCCGAGGGCGTCGAGTTCCGCCGCAAGCGCTTCGTGCACCGCACGCTTAGCCTCGACGACGTCAAGTTCGTCAAGACTGCCATGAAGTGT ACTGTCAACGATGTGCTGATTGGAGTGACCAGCGCAGGATTGTCGCGCTATTATTTCCGCAAGACAA GTGATACCAACGAGAGGAAGAAATCACAGAAGAACATTTGTGTGCGATCAGCTCTCCTCGTGAACATTAGGAAAACACCTGGCTTACAT GCATTGGCAGAAATGATGGATTCTAGCAAGAACAATGGTGCAAAATGGGGGAATCTGATTGGTTACGTTATACTACCTTTCCATATAGCCATGCACGATGATCCTCTTGAATACATCCGCCAAGGGAAAAGGACAGCTGAAAGGAAGAAGACGTCATTAGAAGCAGTCTTCACATACTGGAGCGGGAACCTAATAGTCAAACTTTTCGGCATGAAG CACTCGTCCCTAATCGTGAAACTTGTATAG